The genomic window CGGGTAAGTCCCTCGACGGTCAGTAACCTCAACCAGAAGATTTACGAGCGTATTGAGGAGTGGCGGCAGAGGCCGCTCAGGAATCGCTACGTGTATACCTACCTGGACGGCCTTTGGCTCAAGCGGGCTTGGGGAGGCGAGGTCGAGAACGTCAGTATCCTCGTGGCCATCGGAGTGAACGAGATGGGATTCCGCGAGGTGCTCGGAGTGAGCGAGGGCATGAGCGAAGACAAGGAGAGCTGGAGGAACCTGCTTCGCAACCTATACGGGCGGGGACTGCGCCGGATCGATCTGGCGATCTCCGATAAGGCAGCCGGGTTGATCGAGGCCTTACCGGAGTTTTATCCGCAAGCCAAATGGCAACGATGTGTCTTCCACTTCCATAAAAACATCCTACACAAAGTGCCCAAACAAAAGCGCGAGGAGGTGATCCCTATGCTCAAGGCAATCCATGCCCAGGAAGATGCCCAAAGTGCCCGCGAAAAAGCAATCTCCGTGGCCGCCAAGCTCGAAGACTTGAAGCTCGGTCCTGCAGCCAGCATCCTGCTTCAGGGAATCGACGAATCGCTCACCTACTACCGTTTCCCCAGAGAGCACCACCGCAGCATCCGCACCAACAATATGCTCGAAAGGATCATGAAGGAGATACGTCGCAGAACCCGAGTGGTCGGAAGCTTCCCGGACGGGAAAAGCGCTCTCATGCTCGCCTGTGCCAGACTCAGACACATCGCCACAAAATCATGGTCAGATACCCGAAAATACATGGATATGACCAAGCTTGAGGAAATCGAACTTCAACAAACCGCCTGAAAATCGCCAGCCCCCCATGGGGGGCTATTGACATCAACATCAACTAAACATCATAAAACAATCACCAACGCCTTGAGGCACTTGGACCTTTTTGCGAAAGATTTTGGACACTAACGGGAACGCATCAGAAATCAACGCTCCCGAACGGCGCCTAAGACTTCGAAACGGCTATCGCCATTCCGCTCCAAATTACCAATTCGTAAATCACTCGCAATTTCAGGCTGCCCCGTTGAAGCGATGGCTAATCCGAACGATATGAGACCCGTAAGAATGAATTCCCGGCCAAGACGTTCCGATGCCATCAGAAACGTGTCCCTATATGGGTTGGCAAGTGCCAGCAGAGCCGACCTCCTATCCAACTCCAAGACTAAACATTGCTATTCCCTCTCAATGACGTAAGTAAAAGGACTGATACGCCGGGATCATGATTCATATCTCGCAGTGAAGGAATGACTTCCCCGATTGAGATCGGTGAGCTAATGCCATCCGTCTTACGACAAAATGCTACCCCCATTCTCCTGAAAGCATCTTCAATGGGTCCTCGGCGGGACGATCATCAAATTGCCAAAAGTCTACCTTCAGCAGATTGGCCCGTCACCCCCTGTAGAATAAACACTATTCTGGAATCAAGGGGTGATTTTCAGCCGGTAAAATCGAGAATCTGAAACGTCTTGACCGCTAATTTCGACTGTCACAGATTTAGATCCGTCTTCATTCAATGACTCCTCAATGTTCTGAACATTGGTATCCGAATCGACAACATCCCACTCGATCAAATCGTCCGAATATAGGACCTGAATGCATTCAAGCGGAACATCTTCACGCATATTGAAAGAGAATTCTCGAACATCCCCTTTCGATTTCAGGCTAACGCCTTCGGTTCCGCTAGGATCTCCCAAAACGAAATCAACCATGTTTTCGATGCCGTCCCCATCATAATCGAATCCGCTTAGAGAATAATTCCCTGGGCCACCAAAGTTCCTCACCTGAGAATCCAACCAATTTGCATAGGCTGCGGCAGGAAATCCATTCACTGAAGGAATGGTAACCGTCATCTTAATCGGGACCGTTAATTCTGAACCAATCGGTGCATCCGTCACCACCAATAACGATGCATAGTAAATCCCGGAAACGGATGGATCGGGCGAAAATGTCAACTCAATCTCCTCCATCTGCTCAGCGTTAAGAAGCCCCCCCGACGGATTGACTGAAAGCCAGTTTGCGGACTCGAAAATTGGGAGGGATTCAGCCGATTGCGCGGACTCCTGTGAGTCTATTTGCGCAACACTCGATCCGGCCGAAACTATCGCAGTCCATTCCCCGGGGGCGACCCCATAGTTGTATAAAGAAAGACTGTTATCCGTCAAAATAGAGCCAGCCTCGACGGTCACTTCAATCGATTCTGGAAATACCGAAAATTTGGAAACGGGGACTCTCAGTTTAACACCAGATGCTCCATTGATCGCATTTATCGTAAATGGAATGCCCGTATAAAATTCACTTACACTTGCGAAAATCTCATAAGTGTTCCCGGGTAGTCGAATCGAAAAGCGACCTTGAGAATCACTCGTGGTCATAAATTGCTCACCATTTGCTTCCAAGATGACACTCGCGTTGGGCAAAGGATCATATGAAGAAACAACCGTTCCCGAAACATTAACCGTATTCGATGCCGTCGCGGAAAAAGAAAAGGATTGGCTAGTACGGCTGCTAGGCCCGCCGCTCTTCAGCACAATCGAGTAGCTTCCTGTATATGGCACAGGCGTATTTCCGTAGCAAAAGAAACGTAAATTCTTATCTCGGTAAGACTGCCCCGGCTGGAGGTTGCCAATCGAACGATTTCCGAAGTTCATGCTATCGAACCCCATAGGAATATTTGTATACAATTCTTCGGGACTCGCCTCGATATCACTATAGATCACATAGGCAGTGGTGTCCGAAATGTTTGTAATCGTATACTCCACCACCACGGTCTCGCCTGGATTGATAAATCCGTCACCGTTAT from Puniceicoccus vermicola includes these protein-coding regions:
- a CDS encoding IS256 family transposase, which gives rise to RVSPSTVSNLNQKIYERIEEWRQRPLRNRYVYTYLDGLWLKRAWGGEVENVSILVAIGVNEMGFREVLGVSEGMSEDKESWRNLLRNLYGRGLRRIDLAISDKAAGLIEALPEFYPQAKWQRCVFHFHKNILHKVPKQKREEVIPMLKAIHAQEDAQSAREKAISVAAKLEDLKLGPAASILLQGIDESLTYYRFPREHHRSIRTNNMLERIMKEIRRRTRVVGSFPDGKSALMLACARLRHIATKSWSDTRKYMDMTKLEEIELQQTA